In Cyanobium sp. ATX 6F1, one DNA window encodes the following:
- a CDS encoding DNA-binding protein, with protein sequence MALAIELNDEQSRALAEVAGLLNVPQEVLASAAVRDLLSRPSADFEAAASNVLAKNEELYRRLA encoded by the coding sequence ATGGCTCTCGCCATTGAGCTCAACGATGAACAGTCCCGGGCTCTGGCCGAGGTGGCCGGGCTGCTCAACGTGCCCCAGGAGGTCCTGGCCTCGGCCGCCGTCCGCGATCTGCTTAGCCGACCCTCCGCAGACTTCGAAGCAGCCGCATCGAACGTGCTGGCAAAGAATGAGGAGCTGTACCGTCGTCTGGCGTGA
- a CDS encoding type II toxin-antitoxin system HicB family antitoxin has product MTTATPQRLTAILHREDEVNVAECPEVDTASQGDSIEEALANLREATELYLEECPQPALAPRLLTTFEVNVA; this is encoded by the coding sequence ATGACGACCGCCACCCCCCAGCGCCTCACGGCAATCCTGCACCGGGAAGACGAGGTCAACGTGGCGGAATGCCCCGAGGTCGACACCGCGAGCCAGGGTGACTCGATCGAGGAAGCCCTGGCCAACCTGCGCGAGGCGACCGAGCTCTACTTGGAGGAATGCCCGCAACCTGCGCTGGCGCCCCGACTGCTGACCACCTTTGAGGTCAACGTTGCCTAA